GCCTCCTCGGGCGGCATCCAGACCACCTCTATCTCCTCGTCCTCGTCGGGGGTGGCCCCCGTTTCCTCTAGATTCTCCGCCAAGAAGACGAAGGTTTTCTCGTCGGTGAAGCCGGGGGAGACGTAGTAGCTGAAGAGGTAGGTGAGGTTCCCCGTCAGCCCCGTTTCCTCGGCGAGCTCCCGCCTGGCCGCCTCCAAGGGGTCCTCCCCCGGCTCTATGAGCCCAGCGGGGATCTCCAAGGGGATAAGGCCCACGGCAGGGCGCATCTGGCGCACGAAGAGCATCCGTCCCTCCCTCAGGGCGATGATGGCTACCGCGGGCTTGTGCTCCACAATCTCGTAAGGGCCTTCAAGGGCTAGGTTCAGGATGCGGCCCCGGTAGAGGTAGGTGCGCTCCACGGTCCCATGTTACGGGAAACCTGAAGCCCTGGGGGCCCCCGGGCGGCCTGGCATCTTTGCTCGAGTTTAGAGTAGCTAGGAGCACCTGGCGGGTGTACCCGGGGCAATGTGCCCCGCTAAACTGGGGCCATGTGGCTTACCGACGGGAGAAAAAGCCTCCTTTTACGGGGGGAGAGCATCGCCCGGGTGGAGGAGGGCAGGCGGGGCCGCCTTTTTGAGGCCATCACCCCGGGCCTTCAGGACGCCCACGCCCACCCCCTCTACTGGGGGGTGGCCCTGAGGGGCCTGGACCTCTCGGGCCTCTCCCGGCCGGAGGAGGTGGCGGGACGGGTGGCGGAAAGGGCCAGGGCCCTCCCTCCCGGGGCCTGGCTCCAGGGCCAGGGGTTC
The genomic region above belongs to Thermus sediminis and contains:
- a CDS encoding NUDIX domain-containing protein; the protein is MERTYLYRGRILNLALEGPYEIVEHKPAVAIIALREGRMLFVRQMRPAVGLIPLEIPAGLIEPGEDPLEAARRELAEETGLTGNLTYLFSYYVSPGFTDEKTFVFLAENLEETGATPDEDEEIEVVWMPPEEALNRHERGEVELSATGIVGVLYYHAFLRGR